GAGGCCGCCCGCGAGGCTGCGGATAATCTGATGGAAGGGAGCCTCTGGTATGGGGAGGGGAAGACGCGGCTGCCGATGAATCGGCGTCCGGAGCGGGATGGCCGGGTTGTGAATGCGCCGAATCCGGACGGACCGGTGGACGATCGGATGCAGCTTCTGCTTTTCAGAAAGGCCACGGGAGAAGCGGCGGCGGTCGGGGTCAAGGTATCCTGCCATCCAGTTGCCACAGGTGCGCAACATTTGATCACAGCAGATTGGCCGGGGGCATGGCGTGCGGCGTTTTCCAATGTGTTTGGTCCTGATGTGATCCCGTTTTTCCTGCAAGGGGCGGGTGCAGATGCACGCCCTCGACATGTGGCCGAAGGAGACCACTGGCGGGCGATGAAGCACGCCGAACTCGCTAAGATTGGCGATGAACTGCTGGCTGAGACCCTGGCGATCCTCACAGGAATGAATCTCCGTCCGATAGATAATCTGACGCTGCAAGGGAAGATTAACGTTGTGCAGGCTCCATGTGAGAAGCAATATACTACTCGCGAACAACTCGAATCTTTGAAGGGTGAAGGCGGACTTCTGCAGCAGTATGCGAAAGCGGGTCTGGAGCGTCTGGATATGGGAGAAGAGATTCCTGATCAGGTGGCGTTTCAGGTTCAGACGCTGTGGTTGAACCGGGAGCTGGCTTTGATCGGTCTGGATGTAGAGCCGCTTTGTGGCCTGGCGAGGACAGTTGAGGAGATAGTTGCGCCAGCGCAGGCGGTTCTTCTGGGATATACGAATGGCTGTGTTGGTTATACCCCCGATACAGAGGAGATGAAGCGCGGGGGGTACGAGACCGGTAGCTATCTGCCCAAGTTATGGTCCGGGCCATTGAAGCCGGGTCTTGAAGATCTGTTTGCGAGTGCTGTTGTTCTCCATGCGGGAAATTAGAAATCTGTGTCAGATAGGAGAAATGACCGATGAAGATCACTGAGGTGGAACCCATCCTGCTCACGGTTGATATGCCGGAAGAGCATCCTTTGCGATGGTCGGGAGGAGAAACAGACAGCGTAAACTGCGCGCTGGTGCGGGTGCATACCGACGAAGGCGTCACCGGTCTGGGAGATTGCTACGGGCCGGGGTTTGTCGCGGGTGAAGCCACGGCTGAGTTGTTCCGCCTGTTCGGGCAGTTTCTCCAGGGCAAAGACCCACGAGACGTGGCCGGGTGTTACGAGATGATGTACCGCCGCATCCTGTACTGGGGTCGGTCCGGGCTGGCAGTAGCAGCGGCCAGTGCGGTCGAGAACGCCCTGTGGGATATTGCGGGGAAAGCGGCCAGTGTGCCGGTATATCGCCTGCTGGGAGGGTTGTGCCACGAGAAGCTGCCAATTTATGCCAGCGGCGGTCTGGAACAGCCTCTGGAGGATCTGAAAGCAGAGATGAGAGCGCATCTTGAAGCGGGGTTTCGAGCCGTGAAGATGCGGATTGGCGTGAATCGGGAACACGATCTGGAACGGGTGGCCGCGTGCAGGGAAGTGCTGGGACCTGAGGTGAAGTTGATGGCGGACGCGGTGATGGGACACAACCCGGATCCGTGGACGGCAGCCGACGCAGTCCGGGTAGCGAAGGCTTTAGAGCCTTACGATTTGTTCTGGCTGGAGGAGCCTTGTTTTGCTGCGGACTACGAGGGCTATGCCCACGTCCGCCGAAATACCTGTATTCCCATTTCGGGCGGTGAGAGTTCGTGCATGCGGTATGAGTTCAAACATTTTTTTGAGCGGCAGGCATTGGATGTGGCCCAGCCGGATGCGTGCCAGGCAGGGGGCATCTTAGAGTGTATGAAGGTGGCTGCGATGGCTGACGCCTATGGTGTAAAAGTGGCGCCCCACGCCTGGGGGACTTCGATCACGGTCGCAGCCAACCTGGCCTGGGCATTTGTCACGCCCAATACCGTGCTTGCCGAGTATCCGACCTGGCATTTCCCGCTCACAGACGCGCTATTTGTGGAAAAACCGCGGATTGAAGATGGGATGGTTTATCCTCCAACAATGCCTGGACTGGGAGTAGAACTTCCGAAAGAGCTGGAGGAAAAGTACCGTTACCGACCGGAAGCTTCCAGGCTGGATATGCGGAGAGAAAGAGAATGAAATTCGGTACTGATGAAGGACGTCTGATCGAGCAATGGAGCGTTGACGGCGGGGAATACGTGATGCGCACGGCGCAATGGAGCGATCTGGCATCCTATGGAGCGATGCACCGCGAGTTGTATAAGGAGCAGGTGATGGCGAGTCCGAGGAACGCCGATACTCGGGTCGCAGGAGAAGCACTCGGCGGGAGACTTACGGACATGGCCTGTGGCACAGGTGTGCTGCTGGTCGTGGAGACAGATGGGCGGATCGTGGGAGAGGGGACGCTTCAGCGCTCCAACGGGGACGGTTCGATTACCCTGGGGCTACTGATTCTCAAGGATTTTCGAAATAAGGGGATCGGCAGGCGGCTGATGGGTGCGTTAGAGGACGAGGCGCGCCGACTCGGCAAACAGCGGATTGATCTGACGGTCTGGAGTGCCAACGAGCGCGGTTACTACCTCTATACCAGCATGGGCTATCGGGAAATCGGGCGGTTTCCGGATTGGATCCGCTCGGATCTTGCGCCAAGAGGGACATCCGACCTCGTGTGGATGTTGAAGGATCTGTAGGTTTGCAGGATCAGAAAACCGCAGATAAACGAAAAAGGAGAATCGATGTCTAAGAAAGGCTATCGGGTGGACTGCCACACACACCTCTGGCGCTATCCGGGTGAATTGACCGACGAATTGGCGCGCGAGACTTTTATTATGCGCAATCAAGAGGTGGATCTGGATATTACACCCGATATGCACACGGCAGCCGTGGCGGAGGTGGACTGCGCTATCGTGTTCGGGTTGCGGGCACCGCTGACGGGCTTTTTTACTGTCAACGATACGGTTGCAGATTATGTGCGCGCTCATCCGGAAAAGCTGATCGGTTTTGCTGCGATCTGCCCGACTGAAGACAACGCGCTTGAGGAGGTTGAGCGCGCGGTCAAAGAGCTGGGGTTGCGGGGCCTGAAGATGAGTCCGATCTACGGTGGATGGGACCCATTGGATGCGGTTGCGCTGGCTATTTTTGCCAGGGCAGAGGAGTACGGGTTGCCCATTATGTTCCACCAGGGAACGACTTTTCCGCGCAAGGCACCGCTGAAGTATGCGAATCCCGTTCTGCTGGAGGATATCGCGCTCCGGTTTCCAGATCTGAAGATGATAATCGCCCATATGGGGCATCCCTGGGAGGCTGAGACCATTGTCCTGATTCGAAAGCAGCCAAACGTGTTTTCGGATATTTCGGGTCTGTTCTACCGGCCCTGGCAGTTTTACAACTCGCTGCGGCTGGCGGTTGAATACGGGGTTGTGGATAAACTGCTCTTTGGAACCGATTATCCTGTGGCTACTTTTGAGGAAACAGTGGAAGGGTTGCACCATGTGGTCCGGCTTTCCCAGGAGATGCGACTGCCTCCGCTACCAGAAGACCTGCCGGATCAGATTCTGTACCGCGATACTCTTGGTCTGCTGGGGCTTTCTGATACTGTGACCTGACGCTCGCGTTTCAGCATATTGAAAGGAGATATTGATGGGAAAGCTGGCATTGACGGGGGGACCTGAGGCGGTAACGCTCGACAGAAGAAAATTCGCGGTTCCCCCTGTGAGTGAAGAGGCGATTGCAGCGGTGGTGGAACTGATGCGTAAGGGCGAGACTTCCATTTCACCATCGGTTGCCGAGTTCGAACGCGAGTTTGCCGATTACGTCGGCTGTGAATACGGGCTGGCGCTTACCAGCGGTACGGCGGCGCTTCAAACGGCTCTGTTTGCGGTGGGGGTGGAGCCAGGCGATGAGGTTATTGTTCCTTCCTTCACATTTCTTACCACAGCGACGACTGTGCCAGCTATGGGGGGAGTCACTGTTTTTGCCGATGTAGATCGCGATACGATGACTCTGGATTCTACCGACATAGAGCGGAAGATTACAGGGCGGACCCGTGCGATTGTCGTTTGCCACGTCTGGGGTAATCCTGCGGATATGGAACCGATTTTGGAACTGGCACGCCCTCAAGGGATTGCCGTGATTGAGGACTGTTCGCATGCCCACGGGGCGATCTGGCAGGGAAAGAAGGTCGGTTCAATAGGCGATGTCGGTTGTTTCAGTTGCCAGGGTTCCAAGCTGGTTGCGGCGGGGGAGG
This sequence is a window from Gemmatimonadota bacterium. Protein-coding genes within it:
- a CDS encoding mandelate racemase/muconate lactonizing enzyme family protein yields the protein MKITEVEPILLTVDMPEEHPLRWSGGETDSVNCALVRVHTDEGVTGLGDCYGPGFVAGEATAELFRLFGQFLQGKDPRDVAGCYEMMYRRILYWGRSGLAVAAASAVENALWDIAGKAASVPVYRLLGGLCHEKLPIYASGGLEQPLEDLKAEMRAHLEAGFRAVKMRIGVNREHDLERVAACREVLGPEVKLMADAVMGHNPDPWTAADAVRVAKALEPYDLFWLEEPCFAADYEGYAHVRRNTCIPISGGESSCMRYEFKHFFERQALDVAQPDACQAGGILECMKVAAMADAYGVKVAPHAWGTSITVAANLAWAFVTPNTVLAEYPTWHFPLTDALFVEKPRIEDGMVYPPTMPGLGVELPKELEEKYRYRPEASRLDMRRERE
- a CDS encoding GNAT family N-acetyltransferase; this translates as MKFGTDEGRLIEQWSVDGGEYVMRTAQWSDLASYGAMHRELYKEQVMASPRNADTRVAGEALGGRLTDMACGTGVLLVVETDGRIVGEGTLQRSNGDGSITLGLLILKDFRNKGIGRRLMGALEDEARRLGKQRIDLTVWSANERGYYLYTSMGYREIGRFPDWIRSDLAPRGTSDLVWMLKDL
- a CDS encoding amidohydrolase family protein — translated: MSKKGYRVDCHTHLWRYPGELTDELARETFIMRNQEVDLDITPDMHTAAVAEVDCAIVFGLRAPLTGFFTVNDTVADYVRAHPEKLIGFAAICPTEDNALEEVERAVKELGLRGLKMSPIYGGWDPLDAVALAIFARAEEYGLPIMFHQGTTFPRKAPLKYANPVLLEDIALRFPDLKMIIAHMGHPWEAETIVLIRKQPNVFSDISGLFYRPWQFYNSLRLAVEYGVVDKLLFGTDYPVATFEETVEGLHHVVRLSQEMRLPPLPEDLPDQILYRDTLGLLGLSDTVT